From the Streptomyces nodosus genome, the window CTGGGCATCGACCTGGGCCTGTTCGCCCCGCTGCGGCGCCCCGGTGACCCGGCGGGGCTGCTGAGGCCGCAGGTGCTGGAGGAGGCCGGGCTGTCCGGGCCCGTCCCGGTGACGACGGTCGCCTCGCACGACACGGCGTCCGCGGTGGCCGCCGTGCCCGCCGCGGGTGAGCGGTTCGCGTATGTCTGCACCGGCACCTGGTCCCTGGTCGGCCTGGAGCTGACGGCTCCGGTGCTGACCGGGGCGAGCCGCGCCGCCAACTTCACCCATGAGCTGGGCCTGGACGGCACGGTCCGCTTTCTGCGCAACATCATGGGGCTGTGGCTGCTCCAGGAGTGCCTGCGGGAATGGGGCGACCCGGATCTTCCGGCGCTGCTGGCCGCGGCGGCCGAGGTGCCGGGGCTGCGCTCGGTGGTGGACGCGGGTGACACGGCGTTCCTGGCCCCCGGCCGGATGCCGGCGCGGATCGCCGCGGCCTGCCGTTCCTCGGGGCAGCCGGTGCCCTCCTCCCCCGCCGAGTTCACCCGCTGCATCCTCGACTCCCTGGCGCTCGCCCACCACCGGGCCGTCCGCGACGCCGGGCGGCTGTCCGGTCAGCCGGTCGACGTGGTGCACATCGTGGGAGGGGGCGCCCGCAACGCCCTGCTGTGCCGGCTGACCGCCGACGCCTGCGGTCTGCCGGTGGTGGCGGGCCCCGCGGAGGCGGCGGCCCTGGGAAACGTACTCGTCCAGGCCCGGGCCCAGGGGCTGGTCGGCGACCGCGCCGAGATGCGGGCCCTGCTCGCCCGTACCCAGCCCTTGACCCGCTATGAGCCGCGGGGGGACCCGGCGCGCTGGCGGGAGGCGGAGGCCCGGCTCGCCACGCCGTGAGCCGAGGTCTGCCCGGGGCCCTCCCCGCCGATTACCCTGCACTCGTCCGATGATCGACCACAAGGAGCCACCATGCGTGTCGCTCTTTTTCTGACCTGCGTCAACGACACGCTCTTTCCGGACACCGGGCGCGCCGTGGTGAAGCTGCTGACCAGGCTGGGCGTCGACGTCGACTTCCCGATGGCGCAGACCTGTTGCGGCCAGGCCCACTACAACACCGGGTACCGGCATCAGGCCGAGCCGCTCGCCAGAAGGTTCTCCGAGGTGTTCCGGGAGTACGAGGCCGTCGTGACGCCGTCCGGGTCGTGCGGGGCGATGGTGCGGGACCTGTACCCCCGGCTGGGTGAGCGGGCACGGACGGAGGGCCGCGGGGACATTCTCGCGACCACCGTGGCGCCGGTGGTCCCGAAGACGTACGAGCTCACCGAGTTCCTGGTGGATGTGCTGGGGGTGACGGACGTGGGCGCGTACTACCCGCATCGGGTGACCTATCACCCGACCTGCCACGGGCTGCGGGTGCTGGGCCTCGGCGACCGGCCCACCCGGCTGCTGCGGGCGGTCGGGGGGCTGGAGTTGGTGGAGCTGCCGGGTGCCGAGGAGTGCTGCGGCTTCGGTGGCACCTTCGCCGTGAAGAACCCCGATGTCTCGGCGGCGATGGGCACCGACAAGGTGCGCAACGCCGAGTCGACGGGCGCCGAGGTGCTGTGCGCGGCCGACAACTCCTGTCTGATGCACATCGGCGGGACCATGAGCCGGCTGGGCGTCGGGATGCGGCCCGTCCACATCGCGGAGATCCTGGCGAGCACGGAGAAGGAGCCGCTGGTGGTATGAGTGACGTCGTCGTGGTGAAGGGACGCATCGCATGAGCGGGACGTTCGTGGGGATGCCCGCGTTCCCGGAGGCCGCGCACCGGGCGGTCGGCGACCGGACCCTGCGCGGGAATCTGCGGCACGCCACCCACACCATCCGCGCCAAGCGCGCCGGGGCGGTCGCGGAGCTGTCCGACTGGGCGGCGCTGCGGGAGGCGGGGCGGCAGATCAAGGACCATGCGCTGCGTCATCTGGAGCGCTGTCTGGTGCAGTTGGAGGACGCGGTCACGGCGGCGGGCGGGGTCGTCCACTGGGCCGCCGACGCCGAGGAGGCCAACCGGATCGTGACCGGTCTGGTCAAGGCGACCGGGGAGTCCGAGGTCGTCAAGGTCAAGTCGATGGCCACCCAGGAGATCGGCCTCAACGAGGCCCTGGAGGCCGCGGGCATCCGCGCCTATGAGACCGATCTCGCCGAGCTGATCGTGCAGTTGGGCAAGGACCGGCCCTCCCACATCCTGGTGCCCGCGATCCATCGCAACCGCGGGGAGATCCGGGACATCTTCCGCTCCGAGATGGGTGCGTGGGGCCGCCCGGCGCCCGAAGGCCTGACCGACGAGCCCGCCGAACTCGCCGAGGCATCCCGGCTCCATCTGCGGGAGAAGTTCCTGCGCGCCAAGGTCGGGATCTCCGGCGCCAACTTCATGGTCGCCGAGACCGGCACCCTGGTGGTGGTCGAGTCGGAGGGCAACGGGCGGATGTGTCTGACCTTGCCCGAGACCCTGATCTCGGTCGTCGGCATCGAGAAGATCGTGCCGACCTGGCAGGACCTGGAGGTGTTCCTGCAGACCCTCCCACGCTCCTCGACCGCCGAGCGCATGAACCCGTACACCAGCATGTGGACGGGCACCACCGACGGGGACGGCCCGGACACCTTCCATCTGGTCCTGCTGGACAACGGCCGCACCGACACCCTCGCCGACCCGGTGGGCCGCCAGGCCCTGCGCTGCATCCGCTGCTCTGCCTGTCTGAACGTCTGCCCCGTCTACGAGCGGGCCGGCGGGCACGCCTACGGCTCGGTCTACCCCGGCCCGATCGGCGCCGTCCTCACCCCTCAGCTCCGCGGCGTCCAGAGCCCGATCGACGCCTCGCTGCCGTACGCCTCCTCGCTGTGCGGGGCCTGCTACGAGGTGTGTCCGGTGGCCATCGACATTCCCGAGGTGCTGGTGCATCTGCGGGAGCGGGTGGTGCAGGGCGGACCCGTGACACGGGACGGCGCCAAGGTGATCCTGAAGCCGGCGAAGGGGCATGCCGCCGAGCGTGCGGCGATGCGGGCGGCCCGCTGGGTCCTCGGCCACCCGGGCGCGCTGCGCACCGGCCAGCGGCTGGCGTCCCGGGCGCGCCGCTACCGTCCCCGGACGCTCCCCGGGCCCGGCCGGGCGTGGACCGCGAGCCGGGATCTGCCCGCGCTGCCCACGGAACCCTTCCGCGACTGGTGGCAGCGCACCCATGGCGAAGACCACCGCCCGGCCGGAACCGAAGGGAACGCGGGATGAGCAGCAGGGACCTGATCCTGGGCCGGGTGCGGCGCGCGCTCGCGGACGTACGGGACGACACCCCGTACGAGCAGGCCGTGGGCCGGGACTATCTGCTGCGGCACGGCCGGCTCTCCGCCGGGGAGACGGTGGATCTGCTCGCCCGGAACCTGGCGGACTACCGGGCGATCGTGCACCGTACGGACGTCCGGGAGCTGCCCGGCACCATCGGCCGGCTGCTCGGCGCGCACGGGTCCCGGAACGTACTGGTGCCCCCGGGACTCCCGCCGCAGTGGATGCCGGCCTCCGGCCCCGCCCGTGTCCAGGACCGGGCCGAGAGCACCCCCTACGACCTGGACGAGGTCGACAGCGTGGTCACCGGCTGTGCGGTCGCGATCGCCGAGACCGGCACCCTGGTGCTGGACGGCTCGCCGGACCAGGGCCGCCGCCGTGTCACGCTCGTCCCCGACCATCACATCTGCGTGGTGCGGGTCCCCGGGCAGGTGGTGTCCTCGGTGCCCGAGGCCCTCTCCCGGCTCGTCCCGGCACGCCCCCTGACCTGGATCTCCGGACCGTCCGCGACCAGCGACATCGAACTGGACCGGGTCGAGGGGGTGCACGGTCCCCGCACCCTGGAGGTGGTGCTGGTGAGCGAGGAGTGACGGACGCCGTTAGCGTGGGGTGATGATCCGGTTCGAGGAGGTCGGCAAGCGGTATCCGGACGGCACCACGGCCGTGGAGAACCTCTCCTTCGAGGTCGCGGAGGGCGA encodes:
- a CDS encoding rhamnulokinase, whose amino-acid sequence is MSPAVQAYAAVDLGASGGRVMVGRVGPGTLELTEAHRFPNRPVRLPEGLRWDVLSLYRGVLDGLRAAGEVASVGIDGWAVDYGLLDADGALLGNPVHYRDTRTEGIAERVWSTVPAEELYGATGLQYAPFNTLYQLTAARGSPQLAQARRLLLIPDLIAYWLTGEAGTELTNASTTQLIDPRTRDWSYGVAGRLGIDLGLFAPLRRPGDPAGLLRPQVLEEAGLSGPVPVTTVASHDTASAVAAVPAAGERFAYVCTGTWSLVGLELTAPVLTGASRAANFTHELGLDGTVRFLRNIMGLWLLQECLREWGDPDLPALLAAAAEVPGLRSVVDAGDTAFLAPGRMPARIAAACRSSGQPVPSSPAEFTRCILDSLALAHHRAVRDAGRLSGQPVDVVHIVGGGARNALLCRLTADACGLPVVAGPAEAAALGNVLVQARAQGLVGDRAEMRALLARTQPLTRYEPRGDPARWREAEARLATP
- a CDS encoding (Fe-S)-binding protein; its protein translation is MRVALFLTCVNDTLFPDTGRAVVKLLTRLGVDVDFPMAQTCCGQAHYNTGYRHQAEPLARRFSEVFREYEAVVTPSGSCGAMVRDLYPRLGERARTEGRGDILATTVAPVVPKTYELTEFLVDVLGVTDVGAYYPHRVTYHPTCHGLRVLGLGDRPTRLLRAVGGLELVELPGAEECCGFGGTFAVKNPDVSAAMGTDKVRNAESTGAEVLCAADNSCLMHIGGTMSRLGVGMRPVHIAEILASTEKEPLVV
- a CDS encoding lactate utilization protein B — encoded protein: MSGTFVGMPAFPEAAHRAVGDRTLRGNLRHATHTIRAKRAGAVAELSDWAALREAGRQIKDHALRHLERCLVQLEDAVTAAGGVVHWAADAEEANRIVTGLVKATGESEVVKVKSMATQEIGLNEALEAAGIRAYETDLAELIVQLGKDRPSHILVPAIHRNRGEIRDIFRSEMGAWGRPAPEGLTDEPAELAEASRLHLREKFLRAKVGISGANFMVAETGTLVVVESEGNGRMCLTLPETLISVVGIEKIVPTWQDLEVFLQTLPRSSTAERMNPYTSMWTGTTDGDGPDTFHLVLLDNGRTDTLADPVGRQALRCIRCSACLNVCPVYERAGGHAYGSVYPGPIGAVLTPQLRGVQSPIDASLPYASSLCGACYEVCPVAIDIPEVLVHLRERVVQGGPVTRDGAKVILKPAKGHAAERAAMRAARWVLGHPGALRTGQRLASRARRYRPRTLPGPGRAWTASRDLPALPTEPFRDWWQRTHGEDHRPAGTEGNAG
- a CDS encoding LutC/YkgG family protein, coding for MSSRDLILGRVRRALADVRDDTPYEQAVGRDYLLRHGRLSAGETVDLLARNLADYRAIVHRTDVRELPGTIGRLLGAHGSRNVLVPPGLPPQWMPASGPARVQDRAESTPYDLDEVDSVVTGCAVAIAETGTLVLDGSPDQGRRRVTLVPDHHICVVRVPGQVVSSVPEALSRLVPARPLTWISGPSATSDIELDRVEGVHGPRTLEVVLVSEE